The genomic window TACATGTTGAACTGTTGTACTCACAGACTGAGGTACCAACTACTTATGGCTCACCTTCGTATCCACCACAAAAATTAGTAGATTTTTCAGACCGCTATGTACCAACTTACCATCCTGCATGGCAAGCCTTAGTGGCGAGCAATCCTGAATTTGCCAGTGCGCCTCATCCCTCGTTAAACCGTGTTGCTTATATTGGTCGCACAGTAGGTGTTGCTGGGCCTTCTAGCGAAGGTGGCTTAGACTATAAAACTTACCGTATTGCAGCAGAATTAGAGGGTAAATTTGATAATGACTATAACTGGGAAACCGGCTTCGCTTATTCAAATTCAAAACTTGATTATGTTAGTAACCCAGATACCTTAATCGTGCCATTGAAGAATGCCTTATTAGGTTATGGTGGCGACAATTGTGATATGGATGCGGGTGTACCAGGTGCTAATGGCTGTTTATTCTTTAACCCGTTTTCTAATGGCATTGAAACATCGGCTTCTAATGGCGCGACTAACCCGAACTACAATCCAACGTTAGCCAACTCTCAAGAGGTGTTAGATTACGTTTCGGGAACCAGAACATCACAAAAAGAAACTGAATTATTTGTGTTTGATAGCTTAGTTTCAGGTGACTTAGATATTGAATTAGATGGCGGTGTTGTTGAACTTGCTGTCGGCGCTCAGTATCGTTATGAGTCTTTTTCAAATGAAGTTAATGACCTTGGAAATTTAGCGATAAACCCATGTCCAGAGCTTGGTGAAACAGATTGTGCAAACCCTACGGGTGTTTTTCATTTTCGTAGCGGTGAGCTGAATCAAGATTCATCGCAAAGTATTTATGCTTTATTCAGTGAAGTAGCGTTACCTGTATCAGACGATTTAAAAATGAAGGTTGCTTTGCGTTATGAAAATTATGGCGGAGAAGTAGGTGATACTTTAGATCCAAAAGTATCAGCGCAATATACTATTAATGACAACTTCTCATTAAGAGGCTCAGCAAGTACTACTTTTAGAGGACCTACACTTAATCAACTAGAAGGTAGTAATACAACTCTTTCTTATGTTGGGGCTCCTGCCGCCTTTAAAGCTGTTGATACTCAAGGTAATGCTGCCTTAGCACCTGAATCTGCCGTTGCACTAAACTTTGGTGTTATTGGTGAATTTTGGGGGGATCGCTTATTCGCAACTATTGATTTTTGGTCATTTGATCTAAGCGACCCAATCATTGTTGAAAACTATAATGCGGTATTATCGGCTGCAGTTGCTGGTAAACAACCTTATGTTGATCAAGTGCAATGGACAGAGCCTGGTAACGCAAACACAGTTGAACGTATTGAAACTAAAATAATCAATGGCGCTGATGTCAAAACAAGTGGTATTGATGTTCAATTACGCTTGAATGTGACCGATTATTGGACCTTGGATATGAATGGAACGTATACCGCTGAATATAAAGTGGCTGGCGATGATTTATCAGAGGCTTTTGATGCGGCTGGTTTCCTAAATAATACCAACTCTAATCGTCCAATGCCCAAGTATAAAGCTACGATGATAAATAGTTTCGACTTCGACAATCACAATGTTAGTTTATCTGCTTATTATGTTAGTGATTATAAAGATGAGCGAGATTCGTTATTTACGACTAACACTAGAGGTCAAGTCATCGAAAGCCAAATACAGCTTGATTTAAGTTATAACTATCTCTTGAATGATGACCGAACGAAGGTGAACTTAACGGTGAGTAATTTAACTGATGAAGAGCCTTCTTTTGCTCGTTTAGATTTAAATTATGACCCCTTTACCCATAATCCTTTAGGTCGTACATTTAAAATAAGTGTTGTTCATAAATTTGCTGAATAATCACTAAAAAGAAACAAAAAGCTTAAGCTATGCGCTAATGCAGAATAAGTTATTAATGCTGGCTTTGTCGATTAATGAGATCAAAATCCGATGGTAAAACCATCGGGTTTTTTATGTACAGGATGTGCAGTATATGTCATACAAAGGGGGTGTAATATTGGCCAGTGCCTTTTAGTGGTGTTGTAGATCAAATTAAATAAAAATAAATAAGGGTTATTATGCTGCTTAAACTTAAACTACTTTTAGTTTTATCACTTAGTATTTCGGTATCGGTGTTTTCAGCACCGCTAACATTAACAAGTCAGGATATTACACAAGGCGAATTTATGTCTAAAAGACATGAGTTAATTGGTTATGACTGTTCAGGAGGTGATTTGTCGCCCCACCTTAAATGGTCTGACGCACCTGAAGGTACTAAAAGCTATGCAATTACAGCTTATGATCCCGATACCGCTTCAGGCAGTGGTTGGTGGCATTGGCAGATAATTAACATACCAATAACCGTGATGGAAATACCAACCGGCGCGGGGAGTAAAAAAAATAATAGTGCACCAATTGGGAGTACTCAAATAGAAAATGATTTTAGTATTGCTGCTTTTAGTGGCGCTTGCCCACCTAAAGGCACTGGCTTGCATCATTATCGTTTTACAATTCATGCGCTGTCTGTCGAAAAAATTGAATTACCGGGGAACGCTTCTAGCGCACTAGCAGGTTACATGATCAATATACACACCATAGAATCAAGCACTATTGAGTCTTTGTATAAGCGTGATTAGCCTTAATATTTAAAGTGTGACGGCAGTAAATTTGCTGGTTTTAGATTTACTCAATATTATAATAACTCAGTAC from Colwellia sp. PAMC 20917 includes these protein-coding regions:
- a CDS encoding TonB-dependent receptor domain-containing protein; this translates as MKNTRLKRNSITIAISAALGIMASSALYAEEVKETNKKDIEKIQVIGSHLKGSALETSAPVQTISRADLEKIGSPSIVEMTQKLSISSGIQGNSNQYGSNGTEGTSNINLRGLGAGRTLVLINGKRHTFNPYAIVDQQMLYVNTQDIPSMAVKRVDMLKEGAAAIYGSDAIAGVVNFSTRSDFEGLEVKADYKNLQDSDGDYGLGLIFGLGNDDTHWVTSVSYDKTNTISTADKDWAVQDYATNPQGGWSSIGNPPSIFNAAWLGDNSNPKYLLDPGCEVLGGTKAGLCRFQYTPFSALNDGDTHLKVFSELNHDFINDINLHVELLYSQTEVPTTYGSPSYPPQKLVDFSDRYVPTYHPAWQALVASNPEFASAPHPSLNRVAYIGRTVGVAGPSSEGGLDYKTYRIAAELEGKFDNDYNWETGFAYSNSKLDYVSNPDTLIVPLKNALLGYGGDNCDMDAGVPGANGCLFFNPFSNGIETSASNGATNPNYNPTLANSQEVLDYVSGTRTSQKETELFVFDSLVSGDLDIELDGGVVELAVGAQYRYESFSNEVNDLGNLAINPCPELGETDCANPTGVFHFRSGELNQDSSQSIYALFSEVALPVSDDLKMKVALRYENYGGEVGDTLDPKVSAQYTINDNFSLRGSASTTFRGPTLNQLEGSNTTLSYVGAPAAFKAVDTQGNAALAPESAVALNFGVIGEFWGDRLFATIDFWSFDLSDPIIVENYNAVLSAAVAGKQPYVDQVQWTEPGNANTVERIETKIINGADVKTSGIDVQLRLNVTDYWTLDMNGTYTAEYKVAGDDLSEAFDAAGFLNNTNSNRPMPKYKATMINSFDFDNHNVSLSAYYVSDYKDERDSLFTTNTRGQVIESQIQLDLSYNYLLNDDRTKVNLTVSNLTDEEPSFARLDLNYDPFTHNPLGRTFKISVVHKFAE
- a CDS encoding YbhB/YbcL family Raf kinase inhibitor-like protein; the encoded protein is MSKRHELIGYDCSGGDLSPHLKWSDAPEGTKSYAITAYDPDTASGSGWWHWQIINIPITVMEIPTGAGSKKNNSAPIGSTQIENDFSIAAFSGACPPKGTGLHHYRFTIHALSVEKIELPGNASSALAGYMINIHTIESSTIESLYKRD